One genomic segment of Strix aluco isolate bStrAlu1 chromosome 9, bStrAlu1.hap1, whole genome shotgun sequence includes these proteins:
- the PXYLP1 gene encoding 2-phosphoxylose phosphatase 1, producing MLFRNRFLFLLALAALLAFLSLSLQFLHLIPVNPVREDGLNPKSRKRIMPDLLTEPPAIDPVYEAHVYCNIPTIAERSMEGHAPHYFKLVSVQVLIRHGDRYPLYAIPKTKRPDIDCMLLPSRKPSHPQLEAFIKHMSKGSAAQMDGSLSSLARYPSHSLCEMGELTQTGVVQHLRNGQLLREIYINKHKLLLSDWTAKQLYLETTGKSRTLQSALALLYTFLPDFDWKKINMRHQWSTIFCSGSCDCPMRNHYLEEEQRRQYSLRVKNNDLEKIYVDMAKIVGIPTRQLRASNPIDSLLCYFCHNVSFPCTKTGCIGMEHFKVIKRHQLEDERERQEKKLYFLYALLATHPLLNQTVNRLQRIAEGKKEEVFVLYSAHDVTLSPVLSALGITEARFPRFAARLVFELWQDGKRPKEHFIRILYNGADVTFQTSFCKDYYKRSIKPMCPLEKFVNFVKRDMFLIFNSTSYYDACRRRPL from the exons TGCATTTAATCCCAGTAAACCCTGTCAGGGAAGATGGGTTGAATCCTAAGAGCCGAAAGAGAATAATGCCTGATTTGCTGACTGAGCCTCCTGCAATAGATCCTGTTTATGAAGCTCACGTTTACTGCAATATTCCCACCATTGCTGAACGCAGCATGGAAG gaCATGCACCTCATTATTTTAAGCTAGTGTCAGTTCAAGTGTTGATTCGACATGGTGACAGGTACCCGCTATATGCCATTCCCAAGACAAAGAGACCTGATATTGACTGTATGTTGCTGCCTAGCAG GAAACCGTCTCATCCTCAGCTTGAAGCTTTCATTAAACATATGTCCAAAGGCTCTGCAGCCCAAATGGATGGTTCCCTAAGCAGCCTGGCTCGTTACCCTAGTCATTCTTTGTGCGAAATGGGTGAGCTTACACAGACAG gGGTTGTACAACACTTGCGAAATGGACAACTATTACGAGAAATTTATATAAACAAACATAAATTGCTTCTGAGTGACTGGACAGCAAAACAGCTCTACTTGGAGACAACAGGAAAAAGCCGAACCCTGCAGAGTGCATTGGCACTGCTCTACACCTTTTTGCCAGATTTTGACTGGAAGAAAATTAACATGAGGCATCAGTGGAGCACCATTTTTTGCTCTGGAAGCTGTGACTGTCCTATGCGAAACCACTACCTAGAAGAGGAACAGCGCAGACAGTACAGTTTACGGGTGAAAAACAACGATTTGGAGAAAATATATGTGGATATGGCAAAGATTGTAGGCATTCCCACCAGGCAATTGAGAGCTTCTAACCCAATAGATTCTCTCCTGTGCTATTTTTGCCACAATGTCAGTTTTCCATGTACCAAAACTGGCTGCATTGGTATGGAACACTTCAAAGTAATCAAAAGACATCAGttggaggatgagagagaaaggcaggaaaagaaactTTATTTCTTGTATGCACTGCTGGCTACTCATCCTCTCCTCAACCAGACTGTTAATCGGCTGCAGCGTATTgcagaaggcaagaaagaagaAGTATTTGTTCTTTACTCTGCGCATGATGTCACGTTGTCACCTGTTCTTAGTGCCTTGGGCATTACAGAGGCCAGATTTCCTAGATTTGCTGCCAGATTAGTTTTTGAGCTGTGGCAGGATGGGAAGAGACCCAAAGAACACTTTATCCGCATCCTGTATAATGGCGCTGATGTCACATTCCAGACCTCATTTTGCAAGGATTATTATAAACGTTCCATCAAGCCAATGTGCCCACTAGAAAAATTTGTCAACTTTGTCAAGAGGGATATGTTCTTAATTTTTAACAGCACTAGTTATTATGATGCATGTCGTAGAAGACCACTGTAG